Proteins from a single region of Prinia subflava isolate CZ2003 ecotype Zambia chromosome 10, Cam_Psub_1.2, whole genome shotgun sequence:
- the BRINP2 gene encoding BMP/retinoic acid-inducible neural-specific protein 2 isoform X1: MGRQDLPRADGPPPMLPWPLALLALSACCRWGVAGGAGSTVPQGHAAPATPSSSSSSSSPSVRAPLDWLLTDRGPFYRAQEYVDFVERYRQGFTTRYRIYREFARWKVNNLALERKDFFSLPLPLAPEFIRNIRLLGRRPSPQQITDSLIKKYGTHFLLAATLGGEESLTIFVDKRKLSRRAEPAGGAGNSSGVSLETLHQLAASYFIDRESTLRRLHHIQIATAAIKVTETRTGPLGCSNYDNLDSVSSVLVQSPENKVQLQGLQTVLPSYLRERFVAAALSYIACGSAGELLCRRSDCRCQCQPAFPRCNCPEADIQALESSLAQLGRAWESHHSQFEESEEFQALVKRLPTDRFLNRTAISHFWTMDLDVQHRYQQLGTSLKLLSRKTYRLIRRLFNLSKRCHRQPRFKLPKERSLPYWWSRAQSLLYCSETTVPGTFLEESHSCTCPSEQPSCQGSVPCALGEGPACASCDQDNSTRCGACNHGYVLTQGFCRPEVADSLEHYLGLETDLQDLELKYLLQKRDSRIEVHSIFISNDLRLGSWFDPSWRKRMLLTLKSNKYKPGLVHVMLALSLQICLTKNSTLEPVMAIYVNPFGGSHSESWFMPVNEGSFPDWERTTVDASAQCQNWTITLGNKRKTFFETVHVYLRSRIKSLDDSSNETIYYEPLEMSDPSKNLGYMKINSLQVFGYSLPFEPDAIRDLILQLDYPYTQGSQDSAMLQLLEIRDRVNRLSPPGKIRLDLFTCLLRHRLKLANNEVARIQSSLRAFSAKLPNTLEQETGKLCS, from the exons atggggcgGCAGGACCTCCCACGCGCTGACGGGCCCCCGCCGATGCTCCCGTGGccgctggccctgctggccctgagcgCGTGCTGCCGCTGGGGAGtggccggcggggcgggcagcACCGTGCCCCAGGGCCATGCAGCCCCCGCcaccccctcctcttcctcctcgtcctcctctCCCTCCGTGCGGGCGCCCCTCGACTGGCTCCTCACCGACAGGGGACCCTTCTACCGGGCGCAGGAGTACGTGGACTTCGTGGAGCGCTACCGGCAGGGTTTCACCACCAGGTACAGGATCTACAG AGAGTTTGCTCGTTGGAAGGTGAACAATTTGGCCTTGGAGAGGAAAGATTTTTTCAGCCTTCCGCTTCCCCTGGCCCCTGAATTCATCCGCAACATCCGACTGCTGGGGCGCCGGCCCAGCCCGCAGCAGATCACCGACAGCCTCATCAAAAAGTATGGGACACACTTCCTGCTGGCTGCCACGCTGGGAG GAGAGGAGTCCCTGACCATTTTTGTGGACAAGCGCAAGCTGAGCCGGAGGGCAGAGCCTGCGGGGGGCGCTGGGAACAGCTCGGGGGTCTCGCTGGAGACCCTGCACCAGCTGGCAGCCTCCTACTTCATCGACCGGGAGAGCACCCTGCGCCGGCTGCACCACATCCAGATCGCCACGGCCGCCATCAAG GTGACAGAAACACGGACAGGGCCACTTGGCTGCAGCAACTATGACAACCTGGACTCGGTGAGCTCTGTCCTGGTGCAGAGCCCTGAGAACAAAGTGCAGCTCCAAG GGCTGCAGACGGTGCTCCCCTCCTACCTGCGGGAGAGGTTCGTGGCGGCCGCTCTCAGCTACATTGCCTGCGGCTCTGccggggagctgctgtgccGCCGGAGCGACTGCcgctgccagtgccagcccgCCTTCCCCCGCTGCAACTGCCCCGAGGCCGACATCCAGGCgctggagagcagcctggcccagctggggAGAGCCTGGGAGAGCCACCACAGCCAGTTCGAGGAGTCAG AGGAGTTTCAGGCACTGGTGAAAAGACTGCCCACAGACCGTTTCCTGAACAGGACAGCCATCTCCCACTTCTGGACCATGGATCTGGATGTCCAGCATCGCTACCAACAGCTGGGCACCAGCCTGAAGCTGCTCTCCAGGAAAACCTACCGGCTCATCCGGCGGCTCTTCAACCTCAGCAAACGCTGCCACCGCCAACCTCGCTTCAAGCTGCCAAAGGAGAG GTCCCTCCCTTACTGGTGGAGCCGCGCGCAGTCGCTCCTGTACTGCAGCGAGACCACCGTGCCTGGGACGTTCCTGGAAGAAAGCCACAGCTGTACGTGTCCCTCGGAGCAgccctcctgccagggctccGTACCGTGTGCCTTGGGCGAGgggccagcctgtgccagctgcgACCAGGACAACAGCACCCGCTGCGGGGCCTGCAACCACGGCTACGTGCTCACCCAGGGCTTCTGCCGCCCCGAGGTGGCCGACTCGCTGGAGCACTACCTGGGGCTGGAGACCGACCTGCAGGACCTGGAGCTCAAGTACCTGCTGCAGAAGCGGGACAGCCGCATCGAGGTGCACTCCATCTTCATCAGCAACGACCTGCGCCTGGGCAGCTGGTTCGACCCCTCCTGGAGGAAGCGCATGCTCTTGACCCTCAAGAGCAACAAGTACAAGCCCGGGCTGGTTCACGTCATGCTGGCCCTCTCTCTGCAGATCTGCCTCACCAAGAACAGCACCCTGGAGCCCGTCATGGCCATCTATGTCAACCCCTTTGGGGGAAGCCACTCAGAGAGCTGGTTCATGCCTGTCAACGAGGGCAGCTTCCCAGACTGGGAAAGGACTACCGTGGATGCCTCTGCCCAGTGCCAAAACTGGACGATCACCTTGGGCAACAAGCGGAAGACCTTCTTTGAAACGGTCCACGTCTACTTGCGGAGCCGCATCAAGTCTCTGGATGACAGCTCCAATGAGACAATCTACTACGAACCCTTGGAGATGTCAGATCCCTCCAAGAACCTGGGCTACATGAAAATCAACAGCTTGCAAGTCTTTGGCTACAGCCTGCCCTTTGAGCCGGACGCTATCCGTGACCTGATCCTCCAGCTGGACTACCCCTACACCCAGGGCTCCCAGGACTCAGccatgctgcagctgctggagatcAGGGACAGGGTGAACAGGCTCTCACCCCCCGGCAAAATCCGCCTCGACCTCTTCACTTGCTTGCTCCGGCACCGGCTCAAGCTGGCCAACAACGAGGTGGCGAGGATCCAGTCGTCCCTGAGGGCCTTCAGCGCCAAGCTGCCCAACACGCTGGAGCAGGAGACGGGCAAGCTGTGCAGCTAG
- the BRINP2 gene encoding BMP/retinoic acid-inducible neural-specific protein 2 isoform X2 has product MGRQDLPRADGPPPMLPWPLALLALSACCRWGVAGGAGSTVPQGHAAPATPSSSSSSSSPSVRAPLDWLLTDRGPFYRAQEYVDFVERYRQGFTTREFARWKVNNLALERKDFFSLPLPLAPEFIRNIRLLGRRPSPQQITDSLIKKYGTHFLLAATLGGEESLTIFVDKRKLSRRAEPAGGAGNSSGVSLETLHQLAASYFIDRESTLRRLHHIQIATAAIKVTETRTGPLGCSNYDNLDSVSSVLVQSPENKVQLQGLQTVLPSYLRERFVAAALSYIACGSAGELLCRRSDCRCQCQPAFPRCNCPEADIQALESSLAQLGRAWESHHSQFEESEEFQALVKRLPTDRFLNRTAISHFWTMDLDVQHRYQQLGTSLKLLSRKTYRLIRRLFNLSKRCHRQPRFKLPKERSLPYWWSRAQSLLYCSETTVPGTFLEESHSCTCPSEQPSCQGSVPCALGEGPACASCDQDNSTRCGACNHGYVLTQGFCRPEVADSLEHYLGLETDLQDLELKYLLQKRDSRIEVHSIFISNDLRLGSWFDPSWRKRMLLTLKSNKYKPGLVHVMLALSLQICLTKNSTLEPVMAIYVNPFGGSHSESWFMPVNEGSFPDWERTTVDASAQCQNWTITLGNKRKTFFETVHVYLRSRIKSLDDSSNETIYYEPLEMSDPSKNLGYMKINSLQVFGYSLPFEPDAIRDLILQLDYPYTQGSQDSAMLQLLEIRDRVNRLSPPGKIRLDLFTCLLRHRLKLANNEVARIQSSLRAFSAKLPNTLEQETGKLCS; this is encoded by the exons atggggcgGCAGGACCTCCCACGCGCTGACGGGCCCCCGCCGATGCTCCCGTGGccgctggccctgctggccctgagcgCGTGCTGCCGCTGGGGAGtggccggcggggcgggcagcACCGTGCCCCAGGGCCATGCAGCCCCCGCcaccccctcctcttcctcctcgtcctcctctCCCTCCGTGCGGGCGCCCCTCGACTGGCTCCTCACCGACAGGGGACCCTTCTACCGGGCGCAGGAGTACGTGGACTTCGTGGAGCGCTACCGGCAGGGTTTCACCACCAG AGAGTTTGCTCGTTGGAAGGTGAACAATTTGGCCTTGGAGAGGAAAGATTTTTTCAGCCTTCCGCTTCCCCTGGCCCCTGAATTCATCCGCAACATCCGACTGCTGGGGCGCCGGCCCAGCCCGCAGCAGATCACCGACAGCCTCATCAAAAAGTATGGGACACACTTCCTGCTGGCTGCCACGCTGGGAG GAGAGGAGTCCCTGACCATTTTTGTGGACAAGCGCAAGCTGAGCCGGAGGGCAGAGCCTGCGGGGGGCGCTGGGAACAGCTCGGGGGTCTCGCTGGAGACCCTGCACCAGCTGGCAGCCTCCTACTTCATCGACCGGGAGAGCACCCTGCGCCGGCTGCACCACATCCAGATCGCCACGGCCGCCATCAAG GTGACAGAAACACGGACAGGGCCACTTGGCTGCAGCAACTATGACAACCTGGACTCGGTGAGCTCTGTCCTGGTGCAGAGCCCTGAGAACAAAGTGCAGCTCCAAG GGCTGCAGACGGTGCTCCCCTCCTACCTGCGGGAGAGGTTCGTGGCGGCCGCTCTCAGCTACATTGCCTGCGGCTCTGccggggagctgctgtgccGCCGGAGCGACTGCcgctgccagtgccagcccgCCTTCCCCCGCTGCAACTGCCCCGAGGCCGACATCCAGGCgctggagagcagcctggcccagctggggAGAGCCTGGGAGAGCCACCACAGCCAGTTCGAGGAGTCAG AGGAGTTTCAGGCACTGGTGAAAAGACTGCCCACAGACCGTTTCCTGAACAGGACAGCCATCTCCCACTTCTGGACCATGGATCTGGATGTCCAGCATCGCTACCAACAGCTGGGCACCAGCCTGAAGCTGCTCTCCAGGAAAACCTACCGGCTCATCCGGCGGCTCTTCAACCTCAGCAAACGCTGCCACCGCCAACCTCGCTTCAAGCTGCCAAAGGAGAG GTCCCTCCCTTACTGGTGGAGCCGCGCGCAGTCGCTCCTGTACTGCAGCGAGACCACCGTGCCTGGGACGTTCCTGGAAGAAAGCCACAGCTGTACGTGTCCCTCGGAGCAgccctcctgccagggctccGTACCGTGTGCCTTGGGCGAGgggccagcctgtgccagctgcgACCAGGACAACAGCACCCGCTGCGGGGCCTGCAACCACGGCTACGTGCTCACCCAGGGCTTCTGCCGCCCCGAGGTGGCCGACTCGCTGGAGCACTACCTGGGGCTGGAGACCGACCTGCAGGACCTGGAGCTCAAGTACCTGCTGCAGAAGCGGGACAGCCGCATCGAGGTGCACTCCATCTTCATCAGCAACGACCTGCGCCTGGGCAGCTGGTTCGACCCCTCCTGGAGGAAGCGCATGCTCTTGACCCTCAAGAGCAACAAGTACAAGCCCGGGCTGGTTCACGTCATGCTGGCCCTCTCTCTGCAGATCTGCCTCACCAAGAACAGCACCCTGGAGCCCGTCATGGCCATCTATGTCAACCCCTTTGGGGGAAGCCACTCAGAGAGCTGGTTCATGCCTGTCAACGAGGGCAGCTTCCCAGACTGGGAAAGGACTACCGTGGATGCCTCTGCCCAGTGCCAAAACTGGACGATCACCTTGGGCAACAAGCGGAAGACCTTCTTTGAAACGGTCCACGTCTACTTGCGGAGCCGCATCAAGTCTCTGGATGACAGCTCCAATGAGACAATCTACTACGAACCCTTGGAGATGTCAGATCCCTCCAAGAACCTGGGCTACATGAAAATCAACAGCTTGCAAGTCTTTGGCTACAGCCTGCCCTTTGAGCCGGACGCTATCCGTGACCTGATCCTCCAGCTGGACTACCCCTACACCCAGGGCTCCCAGGACTCAGccatgctgcagctgctggagatcAGGGACAGGGTGAACAGGCTCTCACCCCCCGGCAAAATCCGCCTCGACCTCTTCACTTGCTTGCTCCGGCACCGGCTCAAGCTGGCCAACAACGAGGTGGCGAGGATCCAGTCGTCCCTGAGGGCCTTCAGCGCCAAGCTGCCCAACACGCTGGAGCAGGAGACGGGCAAGCTGTGCAGCTAG